A window of Rhodopirellula halodulae contains these coding sequences:
- a CDS encoding bifunctional nuclease family protein has translation MTVQMQLARIIISELTDNQVIYLKEVDGSRQFPIMIGIFEATNIDRRVKNDYVPPRPLTHDLIVNVAESLDATIEQVVISDLSEHTYFAQLHLRTGSGELIEVDARPSDAIAVAVTYDPPLPIFVSEEVLKGATGSNED, from the coding sequence ATGACCGTCCAGATGCAGCTCGCTCGGATCATCATTTCCGAGCTAACCGATAACCAAGTGATTTATCTCAAGGAAGTGGATGGCAGCCGCCAATTCCCGATCATGATCGGAATCTTCGAAGCCACCAACATCGATCGTCGCGTCAAGAACGACTACGTTCCCCCTCGTCCGTTGACGCACGATCTGATTGTCAATGTGGCGGAGTCTTTGGACGCAACGATCGAACAAGTCGTGATCAGTGACCTGTCAGAACACACCTACTTTGCCCAACTGCATCTGCGGACCGGTAGCGGGGAATTGATCGAAGTCGATGCACGTCCCAGCGACGCGATTGCTGTCGCGGTGACCTACGATCCTCCTTTGCCGATCTTTGTATCCGAGGAAGTCTTGAAGGGCGCGACGGGATCCAACGAAGATTGA
- the panC gene encoding pantoate--beta-alanine ligase: protein MKVFSTVAETRHWCRQQLRENHSIGFAPTMGALHEGHLSLVRQANEQCDRSVVSIFVNPTQFAPHEDLDQYPRPIENDLALLKQAGTHAVFLPSVQEMYPGDPGDASTKVLPSSVALPLEGVHRPDHFVGVATVVMKLLQIVPADRAFFGRKDFQQLCVIEHMARDLSMATDIVPCPIVREEDGLAMSSRNRYLSTEERKRALCLSKALQAVQQAFDAGQRDPSELELVMKELLKPCDNLDYAVVVDRESLLPVSKITRSAVALIAARIGKTRLIDNCELTLANNV, encoded by the coding sequence TTGAAGGTCTTTTCCACCGTGGCCGAAACACGTCATTGGTGTCGTCAGCAACTGCGTGAGAATCATTCCATCGGGTTTGCTCCCACCATGGGAGCGTTGCATGAAGGCCACCTGTCCCTGGTCCGTCAGGCAAACGAACAGTGCGACCGATCCGTGGTGTCGATCTTCGTCAACCCGACTCAGTTCGCTCCGCACGAAGACCTCGATCAATACCCGCGTCCCATTGAGAATGACCTGGCGTTACTGAAGCAAGCCGGCACCCACGCGGTTTTCCTTCCCAGCGTCCAAGAGATGTACCCGGGAGATCCGGGGGATGCATCCACCAAAGTCCTTCCCTCTTCCGTCGCGTTGCCTTTGGAGGGCGTTCATCGGCCCGATCACTTCGTCGGTGTCGCGACGGTGGTGATGAAGCTGTTGCAGATCGTGCCGGCTGACCGAGCGTTCTTTGGCCGCAAGGATTTTCAGCAGCTCTGCGTGATCGAACACATGGCTCGCGATCTCAGCATGGCAACCGATATTGTTCCTTGCCCGATCGTCCGCGAGGAAGACGGTTTGGCGATGAGCAGCCGCAATCGTTATCTGTCGACGGAAGAACGAAAGCGAGCGTTGTGTTTGTCGAAGGCATTGCAAGCCGTGCAGCAGGCTTTCGATGCCGGCCAGCGTGATCCCAGCGAGTTAGAGCTCGTGATGAAGGAGTTGCTCAAGCCTTGCGACAATCTCGACTATGCCGTGGTGGTCGACCGAGAATCCTTGTTACCGGTTTCAAAGATTACGCGGAGTGCGGTGGCATTGATCGCAGCACGAATTGGCAAGACTCGGTTGATCGACAACTGCGAATTGACGCTGGCAAACAACGTTTGA
- a CDS encoding UDP-glucuronic acid decarboxylase family protein, translated as MIQRILVTGGAGFLGSHLCERLVSDGHDVICLDNFFTSQKTNVAHLLGKPNFELIRHDITLPIHLEVDQIYNMACPAAPGHYQFNPIKTIKTSVMGSINMLGIAKRCGARILQASTSEVYGDPEQHPQKESYRGSVNPIGIRACYDEGKRVAETLFMDYHRSNNVDVRIVRIFNTYGPRMHPFDGRVVANFIRQAMAGDDITIYGDGSQTRSFCYRDDLVEVIMRMMNCDDFTGPVNIGNPHEFTIRQLAEKTIELTNSSSKLVESPLPADDPTRRRPDISLAKEKLDWEPKIELDEGLKHTIDWFKTINLADYRPPTPNFT; from the coding sequence ATGATTCAACGCATTTTGGTGACTGGTGGTGCTGGATTTCTCGGTTCGCATCTGTGCGAACGTTTGGTCAGCGATGGTCACGACGTGATTTGTCTCGACAACTTTTTCACCAGCCAAAAGACCAACGTTGCTCATCTGCTCGGGAAGCCCAACTTCGAGCTGATCCGGCATGACATCACGCTGCCCATCCATCTAGAAGTTGACCAGATCTACAACATGGCGTGTCCCGCTGCCCCGGGGCACTACCAGTTCAATCCCATCAAGACGATCAAAACCAGCGTCATGGGATCGATCAACATGCTGGGAATCGCAAAACGTTGTGGGGCAAGGATTCTGCAGGCCAGCACCAGCGAAGTGTACGGCGACCCGGAGCAACACCCGCAGAAAGAATCCTATCGCGGCAGTGTCAATCCAATTGGCATTCGTGCGTGCTACGACGAAGGCAAGCGAGTCGCAGAAACGCTGTTCATGGACTACCACCGCAGCAACAACGTGGATGTCCGCATCGTTCGGATCTTCAACACGTACGGTCCGCGAATGCATCCTTTCGACGGGCGCGTGGTGGCCAACTTCATTCGCCAAGCGATGGCGGGCGACGACATCACCATTTACGGCGACGGATCACAAACCCGATCGTTCTGCTATCGCGACGACTTGGTCGAAGTCATCATGCGGATGATGAATTGCGACGATTTCACAGGGCCGGTCAATATCGGGAACCCGCACGAATTCACCATTCGCCAATTGGCCGAAAAGACCATCGAGCTGACCAACTCAAGCAGCAAGCTTGTCGAGTCGCCGCTGCCCGCCGACGATCCAACGCGACGTCGTCCGGACATCTCGCTGGCGAAAGAAAAACTCGATTGGGAACCCAAGATCGAACTGGACGAAGGCCTGAAGCACACAATCGACTGGTTCAAAACCATCAACCTGGCCGACTACCGCCCCCCAACACCCAACTTCACCTGA
- a CDS encoding FtsX-like permease family protein yields the protein MWMRTVVSICGIGFAILLMFMQLGFLGSVGDTATVLLDRMPYEVILRSPDYLHVYDASKLRNDVGPWVQAIDEVQSAVPLDIGVTQWTNPINQTPRAIAVMGIDLDRPAFDLPELTKEVRGKLLVEGAVLIDDATKADFGPKDGRQFGPQDVGTIASVFGKPAKIVGTFELGTGLAANGAVLCSRETFRKLVPGSSKDQVSLVLVRLAEGIDLDRGRNLVAGRLDALAGPASQASTLTMEDAKKAERWRWYTQTPIGMIFAMGVALAVVVGGVISYMILASDVQAHISEYATLRAMGYGTWFLIRTLLTQSTLLASIAFPPSVLAALVLYAITSSLAGIPIRMTLTWLVLVALLSLLMCNTAGLIAIRKLLRAEPANLF from the coding sequence ATGTGGATGCGAACCGTCGTGTCCATTTGCGGAATCGGGTTCGCGATCTTGCTGATGTTCATGCAGCTCGGTTTTCTGGGCAGCGTTGGTGACACAGCAACGGTCTTGCTGGACCGAATGCCATACGAAGTGATTCTGCGATCGCCGGACTACTTACACGTTTACGATGCTTCTAAGTTGCGGAACGATGTTGGGCCTTGGGTTCAGGCGATCGATGAAGTGCAATCCGCAGTGCCACTGGACATTGGCGTCACTCAGTGGACCAACCCGATCAATCAAACTCCTCGCGCGATCGCCGTGATGGGAATCGACTTGGACAGACCCGCGTTTGATTTGCCGGAGTTGACCAAGGAGGTTCGCGGCAAGCTGTTGGTGGAAGGTGCCGTGTTGATTGACGACGCGACAAAAGCAGACTTTGGTCCGAAGGACGGTCGGCAGTTTGGCCCGCAAGACGTTGGTACGATTGCCAGCGTGTTCGGAAAGCCAGCCAAGATCGTGGGAACATTCGAACTTGGTACGGGACTGGCCGCCAACGGTGCGGTTCTCTGCTCGCGCGAAACGTTTCGCAAACTGGTCCCCGGCAGCAGCAAGGATCAAGTTTCGTTGGTGCTGGTTCGATTGGCGGAGGGCATCGACCTCGATCGAGGCCGAAACCTGGTGGCCGGACGGTTGGATGCGTTGGCTGGTCCGGCATCGCAGGCATCGACGTTGACGATGGAGGACGCGAAGAAAGCGGAACGATGGCGATGGTACACGCAAACTCCCATCGGAATGATCTTTGCCATGGGTGTGGCGCTAGCCGTCGTGGTCGGCGGTGTGATCAGCTACATGATCCTGGCGTCGGACGTGCAGGCTCACATCAGTGAGTACGCGACGCTTCGCGCGATGGGTTACGGCACGTGGTTCTTGATTCGAACGTTGCTAACACAATCGACGTTGTTGGCGTCGATCGCTTTTCCACCGTCGGTGTTGGCAGCGTTGGTTTTGTACGCCATCACGTCGTCGCTGGCGGGAATTCCCATTCGAATGACGTTGACGTGGTTGGTGTTGGTCGCGCTGCTGTCGTTGTTGATGTGCAACACTGCGGGGTTGATCGCGATTCGGAAATTGTTGCGAGCCGAACCGGCCAATTTGTTTTAG
- a CDS encoding ABC exporter membrane fusion protein has translation MFFATAGCDLTGVNRPDQSVDPSQPTQTVALQRVMALGTLEPRGGVLSVMAAPGDRVARILVEPGQEVSAGTVLMELESLPARQLELNIAQTKLDEAKRRIAAERAAGEAKLQVAKSSLEQAENKLADAKEQFKESKADGGELNLLKQAAELGQRRLRQLEAASRDPSRQRLVSENSLDAEALKVSEAQAGYESALRNAEKAIDDGRFAVDSAQQEIRATELSLIAAEQSASLESLKQQIELLKLNVATSRLVAPTKGRVLQIDATIGTATGVAPLMHMANTSEMVCVAEVNVADLGRIQEGQTAVIRSPALKETIEGTVSRIHSLIAAPTLASPYPMAAVDRYSADVVIAINEEDAQRASRFIELQVDVEIDAAGKPANAKVAATSKP, from the coding sequence CTGTTCTTCGCAACAGCCGGATGTGACCTCACCGGCGTCAATCGACCGGATCAATCCGTCGATCCGAGCCAACCGACTCAAACCGTCGCCCTGCAACGAGTGATGGCGCTGGGCACCTTGGAGCCTCGTGGTGGGGTGCTGTCGGTGATGGCAGCCCCCGGCGATCGCGTGGCTCGGATCCTGGTCGAACCGGGGCAAGAAGTCTCGGCCGGCACGGTGTTGATGGAGCTTGAAAGTCTTCCCGCACGTCAGTTGGAACTGAACATCGCTCAAACCAAACTCGACGAAGCAAAGCGTCGAATTGCGGCGGAGCGTGCCGCAGGTGAAGCGAAGCTGCAAGTCGCGAAATCATCGCTGGAACAAGCCGAGAACAAACTGGCGGACGCGAAGGAACAGTTCAAAGAATCCAAGGCCGATGGCGGTGAACTGAATTTGCTGAAGCAAGCTGCCGAATTGGGGCAACGCCGATTGCGTCAGTTGGAAGCCGCCTCACGAGACCCATCTCGGCAACGATTGGTGTCTGAAAACTCGTTGGACGCGGAGGCTTTGAAGGTCAGCGAAGCTCAAGCAGGTTACGAGTCCGCACTTCGGAATGCTGAAAAGGCCATTGACGACGGACGATTCGCGGTCGACTCCGCCCAGCAAGAGATTCGTGCCACGGAACTGTCTTTGATCGCGGCCGAGCAATCGGCGTCGCTTGAATCTCTCAAGCAGCAAATCGAATTGCTAAAACTCAATGTTGCAACGTCTCGGTTGGTCGCACCCACCAAAGGCCGCGTGCTGCAAATCGATGCAACCATCGGCACCGCCACCGGAGTCGCTCCGCTGATGCACATGGCAAACACGTCGGAAATGGTTTGTGTTGCGGAAGTCAACGTTGCCGATCTGGGACGAATCCAAGAGGGCCAAACGGCGGTGATCAGGTCTCCGGCTCTGAAGGAAACCATTGAAGGAACTGTCAGTCGCATTCACTCGTTGATCGCCGCTCCCACATTGGCCAGCCCCTATCCGATGGCCGCCGTGGATCGCTATTCCGCGGATGTGGTGATCGCGATCAACGAAGAGGACGCTCAACGAGCCAGTCGTTTCATCGAATTGCAGGTCGATGTTGAGATCGATGCGGCAGGCAAGCCAGCGAACGCCAAAGTGGCGGCGACTTCGAAGCCGTGA
- a CDS encoding ATP-binding cassette domain-containing protein: MKLPFRNDRSNNPSSARTVASRGITPEIALDGSAAIDVRGVNHYYGTGDARKQVLHDNHLQVQPGEIVIMTGQSGSGKTTLLTLIGTLRRVQEGQLNVLGQPLHDLSQVNIGNLRKRLGFIFQAHNLFGSLTAQQNVRMALELQPNRASRREENERCSKMLTEVGLGERIHYKPSGLSGGQKQRVAVARGLVHQPDILLADEPTAALDEESGRQVVTLFQREARERGVAIVIVTHDNRILDVADRIVKMDFGRIARDTNLNEAAVLGEMLSKCNVFTGVAISTLTEISRSMTRTEHAPGDRIVTYGEVGDRFYLIREGSVSVKQPTHNGSNDFNEVATLHAGDYFGETALLTGEPRNAHVDATTETVTYSLDAATFADVMSQRKSIDEEVRSSLFAE, encoded by the coding sequence GTGAAATTACCTTTTCGAAACGACCGCTCGAACAATCCATCGTCCGCTCGCACCGTCGCTTCGCGGGGGATCACGCCGGAGATCGCGTTGGATGGCTCCGCAGCAATCGACGTGCGGGGTGTCAATCACTATTACGGAACCGGTGACGCTCGGAAGCAAGTGCTTCACGATAATCACCTGCAGGTTCAACCGGGCGAAATCGTCATCATGACGGGGCAATCGGGGTCAGGGAAAACGACCTTGTTGACCTTGATCGGCACTTTGCGACGCGTTCAAGAGGGGCAATTGAACGTGTTGGGCCAACCGTTGCACGATCTTTCTCAGGTCAACATTGGCAACCTTCGCAAGCGATTGGGATTCATCTTTCAAGCCCACAACCTGTTCGGTTCATTGACGGCTCAGCAGAACGTCCGCATGGCGTTGGAGCTTCAACCGAACCGGGCGTCACGTCGCGAAGAAAACGAACGTTGCTCCAAAATGCTCACCGAAGTCGGGCTGGGCGAACGCATTCACTACAAACCCAGCGGGCTTTCGGGCGGACAAAAACAACGAGTCGCCGTGGCCAGAGGCTTGGTGCATCAACCCGACATTCTGCTGGCGGACGAACCCACGGCGGCGCTCGACGAAGAATCCGGCCGCCAAGTCGTGACGCTGTTCCAGCGGGAAGCTCGCGAACGCGGAGTCGCCATTGTGATCGTCACGCACGACAACCGGATCCTCGACGTTGCCGACCGCATCGTCAAAATGGACTTCGGACGCATCGCACGCGATACCAATTTGAACGAGGCCGCGGTCTTGGGCGAAATGCTTTCCAAGTGCAATGTGTTCACCGGTGTCGCGATCAGCACGCTCACAGAAATCTCACGCAGCATGACTCGGACGGAGCATGCACCCGGCGACCGAATTGTGACCTACGGCGAGGTCGGCGATCGTTTCTACCTGATTCGCGAGGGAAGCGTCTCGGTGAAGCAACCGACGCACAATGGCAGCAACGACTTCAACGAAGTCGCCACACTGCACGCCGGAGACTACTTTGGCGAAACCGCGTTGCTGACCGGAGAACCACGCAACGCCCACGTTGACGCGACCACGGAAACGGTGACCTACAGTCTGGATGCAGCCACGTTTGCCGATGTCATGAGTCAACGCAAATCGATCGACGAAGAGGTCCGCAGTTCACTCTTCGCCGAATAG
- a CDS encoding sigma-70 family RNA polymerase sigma factor, whose amino-acid sequence MTFSESLEQDELTLLKKSRRKTPTRRSEAAQSPLETYLREINETPLLSAEEELELAARIAEGDVMARDQMVRANLRLVVNISRGYTGKGLGLQDLIEEGNLGLLRAVEGFDPAHGTRFSTYASYWIKQSIKRALINSAKTIRIPAYMVELLSKWRRATARLNEELGRTPTNEEVARVLGLPKKKLPIIRKAIKINNSTPQSDQTEAGWSLGDMVQDERLKAPDEEMLDHDILKHAMSLLGDLEERESTVLKLRFGLGGVEPMTLKEIGAELGLTRERVRQIETEALRRLADGLTDPRERF is encoded by the coding sequence ATGACTTTTTCCGAATCCCTGGAGCAAGACGAACTCACGCTTCTGAAAAAGAGTCGACGCAAGACGCCGACGCGCCGCAGTGAAGCGGCTCAATCCCCTCTCGAAACCTACCTTCGCGAAATCAACGAGACTCCGTTGCTGTCCGCAGAAGAGGAACTCGAACTCGCGGCACGCATCGCCGAAGGCGACGTGATGGCTCGCGACCAAATGGTTCGTGCGAACTTGCGTTTGGTCGTCAACATCTCTCGGGGGTACACGGGCAAGGGCCTGGGGCTTCAGGATTTGATCGAAGAAGGCAACTTGGGTTTGCTGCGAGCGGTGGAGGGATTCGATCCGGCTCACGGCACGCGATTCAGTACTTATGCGAGTTACTGGATCAAGCAATCCATCAAACGGGCGTTGATCAACTCGGCCAAGACCATCCGCATTCCTGCGTACATGGTCGAACTGCTGAGCAAGTGGCGACGTGCAACGGCACGACTGAACGAAGAGCTTGGTCGGACGCCCACCAACGAAGAAGTCGCTCGCGTGTTGGGATTGCCGAAGAAGAAGCTGCCGATCATTCGCAAAGCGATCAAGATCAACAATTCGACACCGCAAAGCGACCAAACCGAGGCGGGTTGGTCGTTGGGCGACATGGTTCAAGACGAGCGTTTGAAGGCACCCGATGAGGAGATGCTGGATCACGACATCTTGAAGCACGCGATGAGCTTGCTGGGTGATCTGGAAGAACGCGAATCGACGGTGTTGAAACTGCGTTTTGGTCTGGGCGGCGTCGAGCCGATGACGTTGAAGGAGATCGGTGCCGAACTCGGGCTGACTCGCGAACGCGTTCGTCAAATCGAAACGGAAGCCCTGCGTCGATTGGCTGATGGATTGACCGATCCGCGCGAACGATTCTGA
- a CDS encoding MFS transporter produces the protein MDYARGKLMVASFLTLVASGIGFATRTAAGGPWEREFNLAGGEFGAILGAGFLGFGLMIFFGGILVEKFGYKKLLALAFLLHLVSAGMLFAANPLFAGWQETDPENATDNVFKVLFWSAFVFSICQGLYEAVINPLIAQLYPENKTHYLNILHAGWPAGMIVGGLFAACFIGENAWITELPWQYGLASFSIVVIAYGILALPEKFPETVGETAGSFATVFSCFASIPFLVLIALHGLIGYMELGVDSWMTKLMENLLPNSIIILVYTSFLMFVLRFFAGPIVHRVNPIGLLLGSSVISCLGLLWLGSPIESVAMIFVAATFYSFGKAFLWPTMLGVAGERYPQSGSVAMGALGAVGMICVGQIAGPRIGAQQGYEMSQHLEQTAPETYARYKGSEVTSSWGYEYTPLDAAKLNAANGTEAGSAEATAIEEAKLIPEDEKPALIANAETDIPAVQGAYLFGGRRALTLTAYVPAMMAIGFLGLLIYFRSIGGYKVLRFDEELGKTVPLDGHGHEDAGTPVVDGDGTATT, from the coding sequence ATGGATTACGCTCGCGGAAAATTGATGGTGGCTAGCTTTTTAACGCTAGTCGCCTCTGGAATTGGTTTCGCCACTCGGACCGCAGCGGGTGGTCCTTGGGAACGAGAGTTCAACCTCGCCGGTGGCGAGTTCGGCGCCATTCTTGGTGCTGGCTTCCTAGGGTTCGGCCTGATGATCTTCTTCGGTGGGATCTTGGTCGAGAAGTTCGGCTACAAAAAATTGTTGGCCCTCGCGTTCCTTTTGCACTTGGTTAGTGCCGGCATGTTGTTCGCCGCCAACCCATTGTTCGCCGGTTGGCAAGAAACGGATCCGGAAAACGCGACCGACAATGTCTTCAAGGTGCTGTTTTGGAGTGCCTTTGTGTTCTCCATCTGCCAGGGGCTGTACGAAGCCGTTATCAACCCGTTGATCGCTCAGCTTTACCCCGAGAACAAAACGCACTACCTCAACATTCTTCACGCGGGTTGGCCCGCCGGGATGATCGTTGGTGGTCTCTTCGCGGCTTGCTTCATTGGTGAAAACGCGTGGATCACTGAGTTGCCTTGGCAGTACGGATTGGCCAGCTTCTCGATCGTCGTAATCGCCTACGGCATCCTGGCGTTGCCTGAGAAGTTCCCCGAAACAGTCGGCGAGACCGCTGGTTCTTTTGCAACCGTCTTTTCGTGCTTCGCCTCAATCCCATTCTTGGTCTTGATCGCTTTGCACGGTTTGATTGGCTACATGGAGCTGGGCGTTGACTCTTGGATGACCAAGTTGATGGAAAACTTGCTTCCAAACTCGATCATCATCTTGGTTTACACCTCGTTCTTGATGTTCGTCCTACGTTTCTTCGCTGGGCCGATTGTTCACCGCGTCAATCCAATTGGATTGTTGTTGGGAAGTTCCGTTATCTCTTGCCTGGGTCTGCTTTGGTTGGGCTCGCCAATTGAAAGTGTCGCGATGATCTTCGTCGCAGCGACCTTCTACAGCTTTGGAAAGGCGTTTCTGTGGCCAACAATGTTGGGTGTGGCCGGTGAGCGATACCCACAAAGTGGATCGGTCGCGATGGGTGCTCTCGGTGCAGTTGGGATGATCTGCGTAGGTCAGATTGCTGGCCCACGCATTGGGGCACAGCAGGGCTACGAAATGTCTCAGCACCTCGAACAAACCGCCCCTGAAACTTACGCTCGTTACAAAGGCAGCGAGGTAACTTCGAGCTGGGGCTATGAATACACTCCGCTGGATGCTGCCAAGTTGAACGCAGCGAACGGAACCGAAGCTGGTTCGGCGGAAGCGACGGCAATCGAAGAAGCCAAGTTGATCCCGGAAGATGAAAAACCAGCGTTGATCGCCAACGCCGAGACGGACATTCCCGCCGTCCAGGGTGCCTATCTATTTGGTGGTCGTCGTGCTTTGACGCTCACCGCTTATGTGCCTGCGATGATGGCGATTGGATTCCTTGGCTTGCTGATCTACTTCCGTTCAATCGGTGGGTACAAAGTTCTTCGTTTTGATGAGGAACTTGGCAAGACCGTTCCACTCGACGGTCACGGCCACGAAGACGCCGGAACCCCGGTCGTCGATGGTGACGGCACGGCCACAACCTGA
- a CDS encoding OsmC family protein yields the protein MSVEITAVYQGQLHCEATHGPSGNQLVTDAPTDNGGRGEAFSPTDLVATALGTCTMTIMGLVADRHDLNLQGTTVKVVKEMASTPVRRIASLRTVITFPAGLNLNDEMRQRLIAAARKCPVHQSLHPEIDAPIDFVDAD from the coding sequence ATGTCGGTTGAAATCACCGCGGTCTATCAAGGTCAACTTCATTGCGAAGCCACCCACGGACCAAGTGGCAATCAACTGGTCACGGACGCACCCACGGACAACGGTGGGCGTGGCGAAGCTTTTTCGCCTACCGACTTGGTTGCCACTGCACTGGGCACCTGCACGATGACGATCATGGGATTGGTCGCGGATCGTCACGACTTGAACTTGCAGGGCACGACCGTCAAGGTCGTCAAAGAGATGGCGTCGACTCCCGTGCGACGCATCGCCAGCTTGCGAACGGTGATCACGTTCCCCGCCGGATTGAATTTGAACGACGAGATGCGACAACGTTTGATCGCTGCCGCGCGAAAGTGCCCCGTCCACCAAAGTTTGCACCCAGAGATAGATGCACCAATCGACTTTGTCGACGCAGATTGA
- a CDS encoding beta-ketoacyl-[acyl-carrier-protein] synthase family protein, translated as MNRSDIVITGVGVVSSIGLGREAFTRSLLNATSGVIELVDSTDGDRNATARFRFDNGNSGDVHQESPVEIGAPITDFDPKLYVKPRKALKVMCREIQTSFAASQMAIEDAGLTNLLPAEPAEQAKKSGRIAVDRIGAVFGSEMLYGDPEELADAFAACKTEDNEIDKSKFGFAAMRSITPLWMLKYLPNMPACHVGIAVNSHGPNNSLTVGDVSGPNAVLESCGYLKRGIADVMIAAAAGSRMNTTRSMFTEDQPLATAVDPVGRSSRPHAKDATGIVRGEGAASLILETAESAANGGRKPLAIVCGMASRFVPSKAFESGEFTTSSDADAGRGSSRAIEVAIQAALKDAGLTSNDIGLVVGHAMGDPVIDAAEAEAIAKAMPNVPITLPTGLLGHTGAATGMLGFIAAVVAAQSGQTPPVAHAADCRDGLPIADCAQPLNSKFVLAVSHTSHGSATAIIVSST; from the coding sequence ATGAACCGCAGCGACATCGTGATCACCGGAGTCGGTGTGGTCTCATCGATCGGTTTGGGACGAGAGGCTTTCACGCGGTCGCTATTGAATGCAACCAGTGGCGTGATTGAATTGGTTGACTCCACGGATGGCGATCGAAACGCGACGGCACGGTTTCGATTCGACAACGGCAACTCGGGGGATGTGCATCAAGAATCACCGGTCGAAATCGGGGCCCCGATCACGGATTTCGATCCGAAGCTGTATGTGAAGCCGCGAAAAGCGCTGAAGGTCATGTGCCGCGAAATTCAAACGTCCTTCGCGGCATCGCAAATGGCGATTGAAGATGCGGGACTCACCAACCTGCTGCCTGCGGAGCCCGCCGAGCAAGCCAAAAAGTCCGGGCGAATCGCGGTCGATCGGATCGGTGCGGTCTTCGGCAGCGAGATGCTCTACGGCGACCCCGAAGAACTGGCGGATGCCTTTGCTGCCTGTAAAACGGAAGACAACGAGATCGACAAGTCGAAGTTTGGCTTCGCCGCGATGCGATCCATCACGCCGCTTTGGATGCTGAAGTATCTGCCCAACATGCCGGCTTGCCACGTCGGCATCGCGGTCAATTCACATGGTCCAAACAACTCGCTGACTGTCGGCGATGTTTCCGGTCCCAATGCCGTCCTCGAAAGCTGTGGCTACCTAAAGCGCGGCATCGCGGACGTGATGATCGCCGCCGCGGCCGGGTCGCGCATGAACACGACTCGGTCCATGTTCACCGAAGACCAACCGCTTGCAACCGCCGTCGACCCGGTTGGTCGTAGCAGTCGTCCTCATGCAAAAGATGCAACGGGAATCGTTCGTGGCGAAGGTGCCGCAAGCCTGATTCTGGAGACGGCTGAATCGGCAGCGAATGGTGGCCGCAAACCATTGGCCATCGTTTGTGGGATGGCGTCACGATTTGTCCCGTCCAAAGCGTTCGAGTCTGGCGAGTTCACAACGTCTTCGGATGCGGACGCGGGTCGCGGGTCTTCGCGAGCCATCGAAGTGGCGATTCAAGCTGCCCTGAAGGATGCCGGGCTCACGTCGAACGACATCGGTCTGGTCGTCGGGCACGCAATGGGCGATCCCGTGATTGACGCTGCGGAAGCCGAAGCGATTGCGAAAGCTATGCCGAATGTGCCGATCACCTTGCCGACTGGATTGCTGGGGCACACCGGCGCCGCCACTGGAATGCTGGGATTCATCGCTGCCGTTGTCGCTGCCCAATCCGGTCAAACACCTCCGGTCGCTCACGCTGCGGATTGCCGCGACGGTCTTCCCATCGCTGATTGTGCTCAACCGCTGAACTCAAAATTCGTGTTGGCGGTGTCCCACACATCACACGGATCGGCGACGGCCATCATCGTGTCGTCAACTTGA